The Vampirovibrio chlorellavorus nucleotide sequence CCCAAGACCACCAGCAATCCGTTCGAGCGGGTGAAGGGTCTGGACATTGTGGAAGGCGAAGTCCTGCGCAGTGAACAGACGTATTACACGCGCGGAAAAGTCTGGTAACTCCACTTTTGGACAGTCGCTCCGGCCACTCTTGAAAAGGCAGGTATCCCTTCACCACGCGTTTCAAAAACTGCGTGCAGCTCAAACAAGTTGAGGAATTTCTTTTGGCAAAGCTGCCAAGCTCAAGTTTTTTAACTCGCTGTACTCAAACCGTTAGAAACGTGTGGTGAAGGGATACCTGCCCTTTAAAATAAGACAGCCTTGCCTAAAATAAAGGGCGGCAGGTGAAGGGGCACTGCTGTTGCAGGAACGATTGCACCAGGCTGAGTACAAAAAACAGCAGGATGGGGGAAAAATCAATGCCGCCCATCGGTGGGATCAGGCGGCTAAAGGGGGCCATCACCGGATCGGTAATGGCCCTGAGCCCTTGAAAGGGTTGATTGTACCAATCGATGTTGGGTAGCCAGGTCAGCAAAATGCGGGCCAGCAACAAAATTTTGTACAGGTTGCAAGCGTAAAACAGGACTTCCCAAACAGTGGTACTCATTAATATTGTTCCTTAACCGTGACGGGACGAAGCCAGAATGTTGGCGAACTCCGGTGCTTTGCTGGCCGGTGGCATCAGTTCAATCAATTTGAACAACAGACGACGCAGCTTGGCGTTGTTCTCGTTGAACACTTCAATCACTTCCACGTGGCTGACCGGAGGAACGCCTTCCACCCCTGTATCGTAATCGGTGATCAGGGAAATGTTCAAGGGGTCCATTTCCAGTTCCTTCACCAGATGGGCTTCCGGGTACTGGGTCATGTTGATCACTTCCCAACCCTGATCGCGGAACCACTTGGATTCGGAGCGGGTGCTGAAGCGGGGCCCCTGGATGACCACGATGGTGCCTTTGTCGTGGAAGGGGATTTGGCAATCCTTAGCCGCCTGGATGGCCAGCTGGCGCAGCTCTTCGGAGTAGGGATCGGCGGCACTGACGTGGGTGGTGATGGGGCCATCGAAGAAGGTATCGGCCCGGCCGGTGGTGCGGTCTACGTACTGATCGCAGAATACGAACTCGCCCGGTTTAATGTGCTTTTGCAGGCTACCGGCGGCGCAGGGGCAAATGACCCGCTGGATACCCAGGGCTTTGAAGGCCCACACGTTGGCCCGGTAGTTGATTTTGTGGGGGGGCAGGGAGTGATCCCGGCCATGGCGGGGCATAAAGGCCACCCGTTTGCCGCCGACGGTGCCAATGGTAATGGTGGCGCTGGGAGAACCGTAAGGGGTTTCCACCTTGACTTCAACGGCGTCGTCGATGAAGTTATAGAAGCCGGAACCGCCGAATACGCCGATTTCCGCCTGATGTTCCAGTTTATCGGTGAAGGTGAAGGCAGACATTGTAGAAATACTCCATAAAAGCCACAGTCATTCAGACTGCATATTGACGGGCTTCATCGTATGCAAAAGGGGCGGGGAATGCAAACGGCGCTCGGGGTTCGGGGCGGGTCGGGTAGCCTTGGTAAAACTGAAGAAAAGAAAAAAGCGACGCCGGTATTGGAGGTAATCAGAACGCGGGCATCGCTATTTAATGAAAATTATTCTCAACTGATGGAATTCAGAATACCCTACTTGAGAATAATTTGCAACTGGCTATGACAACGATGAAGATAGATTGGTCAGGGCAACCTGATGGTGCCGTTTTAATCAATATTCCTATTAAAACAAGACTTTGAGCCTGAATTCAGTTAAAAAAAGTGCTTGGCATTTTTAAAAAGGTTGGGTTATACTCCATCTCACAATCAAACAAAACATTCCTCAGTAGCTCAATGGCAGAGCATTCGGCTGTTAACCGAAGGGTTGTTGGTTCGAGTCCAACCTGGGGAGTTTTTTATTTCTTCTTTTTGGGTTTTTTGCCAAATAATAAAACGATGAGGCTGCCCTCTCAGTCCGTTTGTAGCTGTTTGAGTACAGCGAGTTTAAAAAATGTCTGGTACTCTCATCCAGAGCGCTCTCTGTTTGTTGGAGCTGGAGGCAGTTTTACAATTGTACTGAGAGGGCAGCCTCGTCTTAATAAAATGCAGGCGAATCGGGTGAGGATTGCCTGCATGGATGTTTTTATGTTGGCTGGGGCTGCTTTACACGGAGCCTGCTTGCCGCCGGGTAAAGTCCTAAGCGGCTGATTCCGCTGGTGCGCTTGCTTGAATGAGCGTCTGGGCGCTTTGCACATAGCTGCCTTTTAAGCTGTGGTGCTTTTGCTCAAAACGCTGGAGCCCTGCCGGGGTAAAGAACCGCTTGATGCTGTTGAGCAGTCCCTTGGCCCAGTGGCTCACCTGATGGCTAAGGACTTTCAGGCTCCACTGTGCTTGAGAAGCCTGTTCGGCCGGTGGCTTTGCTTTTTGCAGGGTCTCCGTCCACTGGATGACCCGGTTCAACCGTTCCGTGGTGCGTAACAGTTTTTGCTCCTGGCGTAGGTAGCCCTGAGTGAGACTTCCTGCTTTGGGTAAATTCAGCCAGTGCTGGAGTTGTTGCCGGGTTTGCCCGTTCCGTTCCGGGGTGAGTTTGGGGCTGGTACTGTTGAGTCTGCCCAGCAGCTTGTTCAGCTTGGCTTCCACCTTCAGGGTTTTATAGTGGCTCAGTAGCTGGCCTTCTTCAAACAGTCCCCGGGTCTGACCCATCTGTTGGGCGATTTGGGCAATGCCCGTCTCGGCGGCTTTCTGCCTAGCCTCCACCTCAAAGCCTGCCCGAATGTAGGTTTTCAGGGACAGGAGTTGGGTTTTTAAGTGGCTGACTGGATTCATTTTCCCCAGCCCTTCCCGCTGGATTTCCCGCAGATTGCTCTGGGTCAAGCGGTGTTCGGCGATTTGGGTCAGAAGCCGGTGTCCGGCCTGTTGCGTGGCCGGGCTGCCGTTGCCGTGAAAGCGCAGCCCGTCGCAGATGGCTTCAAGGGCTTGGGGAGCGCTGCCGGGGAACTTGCGGGTCAGTGTTTGCAGGGCCTGTTCCCGGGTCAGGGAAGCCACCTGGTTAAACTGCCGGGCGTGGGTCAGTTCATGGGTGACCACTTCCTGCACCGGGATGGTCTGCTTGTAGCGGTTGCCCAGGAAGGTCTGCAAGGGTTGAGGCAGTTGATCCAGCCAGGGCCGCAAGAAGGGAGCCAGTTTGCTGCGGAAGGCTTTCAGCCGATCGGGTTCCACGTGCAGGCTGTGGTTTTTGCCGTCGTAAAACCCGTGGGCGCTGCCAGAGAAATCGACGCCTTCTTTGTGAATTAAATTCTGTTGGATTTCAGGCATTTCAGCGTCTTTCAACTTCAGGAATCGCTGGGCCTTGGCCAACGGGCCCTCCAGCGGCACCACCGGGCTTTCCGAAAACTGAGCCCGCCAGTGCTGGAGTTTACCGGCCAGCAACTGGGTCAACCGCTTGGGATTGAGTTGGGCGCCGGTGCTTTTCAAGCCCTCCGGGGAAAACACACTCAGGGTTTGCTTCAGGGCGTTTTGCCAGGTGCCGTTTTGCACGTTCACGGCGGCTTTCAGCCCTTGATCCACAGCCCGCAGCTTTTCGGTGGCGCTGGCGGTATCGCTTAACGAGAGGCGGGCCGCTTTGGCTTCGGCCGCAACGCTACCGGCTTGCCGGACCCCCAACAGGGAGGACACCAGAGCGAAGCCCCCTTCCCCGATGTGCCCAAACGCCTTTTCAGAGGCGGTGTAATTCCCTTGCTTGGCTTCGGAAACAGCGGTTTTCAGGCCTTTTAAGACCTGCCAGCCGCCTGTGGCCAAGCCAGCGGCTACCATAATGGGGATGGTGATGGGGGCCACCGCAGTCAGGGCCACTGTCCCGGCCAAAGCCACAGCGGTTTTGAACGGGTGTTTGACCATGGTGACAATCGGATTCAGGGCCCCTTTCACGGTTTCCTTGACGGCCCGAAAGACACTAAAGGATTGTGATGAACTTGCACTCTGCTGGAACGTTAATGGATCCAGGGTTTGAAACCCATACGAAGTGTCCTGCCCTTCGATGTTCTGCGCCTGTTGTGGCCTGCGAATTCGGTCTGACTGGAGGAGCAGGGCTGGATGTGCTGCTCTGCCTTTGAGGGGGGAAACTCTCAGCGGCCGGTGGGCAGCCGGATTCAACGCGCTTTCATAAAATAGCGACGACATGGTTTGCTTTCCTCCAATCAAGGGCCCCCACGCCGGGGGCGGGTGCGTGCGATATGCCCATCCTTGCTTTTGAGGTCAATGATGGACTGTGTTTTGGGTAGTTGCAGGAAAACAAACATTGTTTATTCTGGTGATAGGACTTTTTGCCTAAGTTCTGGATTGATGGGGCGGGGGGGCGGCTGGGGCGATCCGGGTTTGGCTATCGCGCGCCCGGTTTTCCCGTGGGCTTTGCCTTGAATCCCCCGGCTGCTTTGGTCAAAATAGGAACACTGGATCCCGTTTCAGAAGATGAAGAGAAGAAAAAGAAGTGGATACGCTCAGGAGGCAAGGATGATTCGTCGGCAATGGGTTAACGCGCTGGTGTTAGTGGCAATCACGGCCTTCGGTGCGGGATGTGTCCGGGAGTCGGTGGGCAATAGCCCAATCGCCCAGCCACCGGGCCGTAGTGGACAGGCTCTTGAGAAAACAGCTCCGGCCCCATCCGCTGCCGACCGACCGGAGGTGATCGCTGCCAAGCCCAGCTGGTTTGCCTGCCGCAAGGACGCTGATTGCGTGGTGGCCAAGGGGCCTTGTGGTCAATATCAGGCGGTAAACCTCAATTTTCTGACGGATTTCGCCGTGTTTAGCCAGCGCATGGGGCAAATGATCGCCTGTGAGTCAGCCAAGACCAAAAAACAAGAGGCCACCCCGTCTGTACAGTGTCTGAAAAGTCGATGCAGCTTATCCCCGTAGCGGGCCAGGGATTTTAAATCCAGCGCTTGTGCCGAAAATAGGCCAGCATGCCCAGGGCGCTCAGAATCATCACGCCCCACACAAGGGGATAACCCCAGTGGCTTTGCAGTTCCGGCATGTATTTGAAGTTCATGCCGTAGACCCCGGCGATAAAGGTCAGGGGGATAAAAATGGTGGACATCACCGTTAACACTTTCATCACGTCGTTCATGCGGTAGCTGAGAACGGACAGGTACAGATCCTGAAGTCCGCTCAGCAGATCCCGGTAGGACTCCAGGGTGTCCATGACCTGGATGGTGTGGTCATACACGTCCCGCAAGTAGGGTTGCAGGGGGAGCAGGGTTTCGGAATCCAGGTGCTGGAGCAGGTTAATCATGTCTCGCACCGGCCAGATGTTTTTACGCAGAAAGATGAGTTCCCGCCGGAGTCGGTGGACGCTTTGCAGGATATTGGGGGGCTGCTCCCCGCTCAGGGTGTCTTCCAGATATTCCAGACGCGCCCCGATCTCTTCCAGTACGCTAAAGTAGCTGTCCACAATGGTATCCAGCAAGCTATAGGCCAGGTATCCCGGCCCCAGGCTGGAGAGTCTCTGGCTATTGGTTCGCAGGCGGTTGCGCAGGGGCTCAAACTCATCGCTGACTTCATCCATGAAGCTCAGAATAAAATGAGGGCCGGTCACGATGCTGACTTGCTCGCTGAAGATCTCTTCCTGTGGGGTCTGGAATTCAAACAGTTTCAGGATGATATAGGTCAGCCCATCCACATGCTCGGCTTTGGGGCGCTGCTCGGTATTCAGGATATCTTCCAGCAGCAGCGGGTTGAGGTGAAAGGCCTCGCCGAATTCGGCCAACAGTTTGGCGTCATGCACGGCGTCCACGTTAATCCAGGCAATGGCCGGAGCCGGTTTGAGGGGCATCAGTTCGGCCACGGATTCAACGGTGCGCTCCGATACCGTCCCGTTTTCAAAGGTCATGACCGTAATGCGGGGCTGGGCGGAGAGTGCTTTCTTGGCCCGCCCGATGTAGACCAGGCTGCCCGGCGGCAGACCGGCTTTAAGAGACCGGTTGGGTAGGTGTTTGCGAATCCCGTGGCGTGTCATGGTGTTTTGGCCTGTCCCGCATGCGACCCTTCCATTATAAGGGAGTGCCTGGGGGAGGGGCGATTGTTGCGGGAAATACGCCAAAAAAAAGGCCAGGCTTTGAGACCTG carries:
- a CDS encoding YggT family protein: MSTTVWEVLFYACNLYKILLLARILLTWLPNIDWYNQPFQGLRAITDPVMAPFSRLIPPMGGIDFSPILLFFVLSLVQSFLQQQCPFTCRPLF
- a CDS encoding S-methyl-5'-thioadenosine phosphorylase, giving the protein MEHQAEIGVFGGSGFYNFIDDAVEVKVETPYGSPSATITIGTVGGKRVAFMPRHGRDHSLPPHKINYRANVWAFKALGIQRVICPCAAGSLQKHIKPGEFVFCDQYVDRTTGRADTFFDGPITTHVSAADPYSEELRQLAIQAAKDCQIPFHDKGTIVVIQGPRFSTRSESKWFRDQGWEVINMTQYPEAHLVKELEMDPLNISLITDYDTGVEGVPPVSHVEVIEVFNENNAKLRRLLFKLIELMPPASKAPEFANILASSRHG
- the corA gene encoding magnesium/cobalt transporter CorA, with protein sequence MTRHGIRKHLPNRSLKAGLPPGSLVYIGRAKKALSAQPRITVMTFENGTVSERTVESVAELMPLKPAPAIAWINVDAVHDAKLLAEFGEAFHLNPLLLEDILNTEQRPKAEHVDGLTYIILKLFEFQTPQEEIFSEQVSIVTGPHFILSFMDEVSDEFEPLRNRLRTNSQRLSSLGPGYLAYSLLDTIVDSYFSVLEEIGARLEYLEDTLSGEQPPNILQSVHRLRRELIFLRKNIWPVRDMINLLQHLDSETLLPLQPYLRDVYDHTIQVMDTLESYRDLLSGLQDLYLSVLSYRMNDVMKVLTVMSTIFIPLTFIAGVYGMNFKYMPELQSHWGYPLVWGVMILSALGMLAYFRHKRWI